Proteins encoded by one window of Nicotiana tabacum cultivar K326 chromosome 10, ASM71507v2, whole genome shotgun sequence:
- the LOC142164958 gene encoding uncharacterized protein LOC142164958, which produces MSVHEDVTDLQLATMNAAQLVHQVDHHNPLSLKIVLHGKNKLGFVLGTCKKSNYDASIHELWDRCNAIVLAWIMNNASPNLLSVLIYASDAYTVWEDLREIFDKVNASRVAYLHKEIATLTQGVSSFLTRLNDSYENAKKQVLMTMPLPNLNQDYAMSINDESQRINGKSVHGSNDVNEAAAMMSAKDISGRIASNCMDIQLTSKPRREEETSLLSSTMEEIMGVNLQKLKIMPWEALLSELFSGKVLRIGKEELSLYILKAEYSTVCPIVKQPRLPFHHSSSCSTSVFDLVHADVWALKNFLAMVTNQFRASIKCLITDTGTEFMNDQVTTLLQNIGILHQSSSVYTPQQNGAIERRLPTALLQGKTHFEALYQKVPSTNILEYLGAYVIPLKDVVFKEDIFPFKNMKFGVPYLFPVLEFTDFSPTYKDAQQLSSNYITHIIQSYPLTLVSDDPSASVPAEILIDYSTPPTVLRRSSRPSKPLVWLTNYVVQPQKATCSYPISQYVAYNQLSFDYQASLASYSAIAEPNSFSEASVDPKWVEAMQAEISALEENNT; this is translated from the exons ATGTCGGTTCATGAAGATGTCACTGATCTTCAGCTTGCAACGATGAATGCAGCTCAATTAGTACATCAAGTGGATCACCATAATCCCTT GTCATTGAAAATCGTATTGCATGGCAAAAACAAGTTAGGATTTGTTCTAGGCACCTGCAAAAAGAGCAACTATGATGCTAGTATTCATGAACTTTGGGATAGATGTAATGCGATAGTGCTTGCATGGATTATGAATAATGCATCTCCTAATTTGCTTAGTGTTTTAATCTATGCATCAGATGCCTATACTGTTTGGGAAGATCTTAGGGAGATATTTGACAAAGTTAATGCTTCTAGGGTAGCCTATCTGCATAAAGAAATAGCTACATTAACACAAGGAGTATCCTCT TTTCTCACTAGGCTTAATGACTCATATGAGAATGCTAAGAAACAAGTGTTGATGACTATGCCTCTACCTAATTTGAATCAAGATTATGCTATGAGCATTAATGATGAAAGCCAAAGGATCAATGGAAAGAGTGTGCATGGTTCTAATGATGTCAATGAAGCTGCAGCTATGATGA GTGCAAAGGACATATCGGGGAGAATTGCTTCAAACTGCATGGATATCCAACTGACTTCAAAGCCAAGAAGGGAGGAGGAAACTTCACTGCTCAGttcaacaatggaagaaattATGGGAGTCAACCTTCAGAAGCTCAAAATAATGCCTTGGGAAGCTCTACTCTCA GAACTCTTCAGTGGTAAGGTCCTGAGGATTGGTAAAGAAGAACTTAGCCTCTACATACTCAAGGCTGAATACAG TACTGTATGTCCCATTGTAAAACAACCCAGACTTCCTTTTCATCATAGCTCTTCATGTTCTACTTCTGTCTTTGATCTTGTGCAtgcagatgtttggg CATTGAAAAATTTCCTGGCAATGGTCACAAATCAGTTCAGGGCCTCTATTAAATGTCTTATAACAGATACTGGCACTGAATTTATGAATGACCAAGTGACCACCTTATTGCAAAATATTGGAATTCTTCATCAAAGTTCCTCTGTGTACACTCCTCAACAGAATGGAGCTATTGAGAGAAG GCTACCTACTGCTCTTCTTCAAGGAAAGACACATTTTGAGGCATTGTATCAGAAAGTTCCTTCTACCAACATCTTAGAGTATTTGGGAGCTTATGTTATTCCACTAAA AGATGTTGTGTTCAAAGAAGATATCTTTCCttttaagaatatgaagtttgGTGTTCCTTATTTGTTCCCTGTTCTTGAGTTCACAGACTTCTCTCCCACCTATAAGGATGCTCAACAATTGTCTTCTAACTACATCACTCATATCATTCAATCATATCCTCTTACACTTGTTAGTGATGATCCCTCAGCATCTGTGCCTGCAGAGATTCTCATTGATTATTCAACTCCTCCTACAGTACTCAGAAGATCCTCAAGACCTTCTAAACCTCTTGTGTGGCTCACTAATTATGTGGTTCAACCTCAGAAGGCAACTTGCTCATATCCAATCTCACAATATGTAGCTTATAATCaactttcttttgattatcaagCCTCTTTAGCATCTTATTCTGCCATTGCTGAACCTAATTCCTTCAGTGAAGCTAGTGTTGATcctaagtgggtggaagctatGCAAGCTGAGATCTCAGCTTTGGAAGAAAATAACACTTAG